A region of the Chrysiogenia bacterium genome:
TGCGAGAGCGCATCCGCATTGAAAAGGACCTTGAGGCCGCCCGCGAAATGCGCATCTCCGAAGCGCGCAAGAGCGCCGCGACGGCGGTTGCCGGCGCGGCCAGCCACGAGCTGGCCCAGCCGCTCATGGCGACTTTCGGCAAGATCCACCAGCTCGAAGACGCAGTGGCGGGCAACGACAAGGCCGCGCAGCTTGTCGCCTCGCTCTCTGAAGAAGTGCAGCGCATGCAACAAATCCTGAGCGATCTGGGCAAGGTGCAGGATTTCCGGCAGCGCCGCTACGCGGGCGACACGAGCATTCTGGACATGAAATCGGAAGAGAAGGACTGAGAACCAGCACCGCAATGGGCACCAAGAGAACAAGCAAGAAGAGCCGGCGCCTGGAGCGCCGCGCAGCAGCGCTCGACGAACTGCTCGGGTCGGTCAGTCGCTTCAGCGAAGACCTGTCCACTTCCAGCAGCATGGACGCGCTGCTGCGTCGCATGACGCGCATTGTGGGAAAGACCTTTCCCGATTCGAGCTATTGCCTGGCGCTCTACCGGGGGGAAGCCGCCGAAATCGTCGCCTGCTCGGGAGGGCTGCGCCCGCTTCTGGGGCGGAGCTTTACCGCCGATTCGAAATACCGGCGGCGCGGCCGCGACCGGGGCAGCCACCGGCTGATCACGGATTTCGAGACGATCGCGCCTTACGGTCCCATGAGCCCGGGCAGCGAAGCCATTCTTGTCGTTCCGCTCATCTCCCTGAGCAACGATCTTGGAATTCTCTGGATCGAGCTGGCGAGTGCCGATCAGGCCAGCGAGGAGCGCGTCGCACTCGTGCGCATTCTGGGAAACCAGTTCGCCGCCGCCTATCGCAGCCTGGTGCTGGCCGAGCGTACCGACGTGTTGCAGGGCTACGTCGAGGGGCTCTTCGAACACTCCAACGCGGCGATCCTGGTGCTGGACAAGGACCGCAGGGTGCAGTTCGTGAACCCGGTCATGCTGGCCCTGCTGGGGCAGGAAGGCAGCGAGGTACTGGGGGCGGACTTCTTCGACTTTGTCGTGGTGGACGAGCGCTACGGTCGCTGGAAGAACGCCTTCAGCGAAGCGGCTGCCGGGCGTGAGGTCACGGGCGAGCCCATGGACTTCCTCTCCTCCGATGGCGGGGTGCGCCACCTGGTCGTCAATGCCACGCAGGTGCCGGGGCGCGAGGGTGGCAAGCAGAAAGACATTCTCTTTGTCGGCCTGGACGTGACCGAGACGGTGGGCCTGCAGAGCACGCTGGCGCAGCAACAGAAACTGGCCTCGCTCGGCGAGATGACCGCCGGCATCGCCCACGAGTTCAACTCCCCGCTCACCGTGTTGGGGTCGGCTGCGGAGCTGCTCCTCCGCGGGGCCGAGCGGGTAGGGCTTCCCACCGAGGACCTCAAGAGCTCGGCGGGTTTCGTGCGCGAATCACTCGACCGGGTGAACAATCTGGCGAAAAACCTGCTCAGCTTCTCCAGGCCGGAGATGGCCC
Encoded here:
- a CDS encoding PAS domain-containing protein; this translates as MGTKRTSKKSRRLERRAAALDELLGSVSRFSEDLSTSSSMDALLRRMTRIVGKTFPDSSYCLALYRGEAAEIVACSGGLRPLLGRSFTADSKYRRRGRDRGSHRLITDFETIAPYGPMSPGSEAILVVPLISLSNDLGILWIELASADQASEERVALVRILGNQFAAAYRSLVLAERTDVLQGYVEGLFEHSNAAILVLDKDRRVQFVNPVMLALLGQEGSEVLGADFFDFVVVDERYGRWKNAFSEAAAGREVTGEPMDFLSSDGGVRHLVVNATQVPGREGGKQKDILFVGLDVTETVGLQSTLAQQQKLASLGEMTAGIAHEFNSPLTVLGSAAELLLRGAERVGLPTEDLKSSAGFVRESLDRVNNLAKNLLSFSRPEMAQSKRPLDLNEEIERALSFSRYELSRGGVKIQTDLEKDLPSIVAVPGEVQQVLINLLNNAKQAMSPGGGTIVVRTHACEDGGVSVEIEDQGPGIHPDLGEKVFNPFITTKQEGSGLGLYITRGIIERHGGTIRFESSKDGTIFHLRFPVNVQ